Proteins from one Pectinophora gossypiella chromosome 19, ilPecGoss1.1, whole genome shotgun sequence genomic window:
- the LOC126375461 gene encoding host cell factor 1: MKENAVLKWQKVCNPTGPQPRPRHGHRAVAIKDLMIVFGGGNEGIVHELHVFNTTTNQWFVPVTKGEVPPGCAAYGFVVDGTRLLVFGGMVEYGKYSNDLYELQASRWEWKRLKPLPPKQGLPPCPRLGHSFTLLNGKVYLFGGLANESDDPKNNIPRYLNDLYTLELYPNSSMTVWDIPLTYGQSPPPRESHSGVSYTDKNSGKSSLIIYGGMSGSRLGDLWVLDVDTMSWSRPEVGGLPPLPRSLHTATVIGHHMYVYGGWVPLVPDESKLATHEKEWKCTNTLASLNLESMTWDNIALDKFEECIPRARAGHSAVAIQTRLYIWSGRDGYRKTWNNQICCKDLWYLEVGVPPQAGRVALVRAGTTTLELCWPAMNTVTTYLLQVQKCGKVTPARFPAAAEPVAAAPPASPVAAQPDAAKAFGLTSPISSGLPPTPTMEPLSVPGRPIAAAPSPVAAPIVSTPQKIGPGAIKVPAQATVKISPNTPTIKHTTYQGKTVVKSPAGTATPGSSQQIKVAAVTPQGVTRIVSGVSTPGTVRVSTAQSNAQIVIGSGTGAGTPRFVQVKTGASGGVPVKLGAGTPVKLTSGTVPLKIGAANIQGKITANSVQKVGQVSTTPLKLSAGSNVKIGTSNVLVKTAGGVPIQAGVANLQGKVAAGVPVKLGAGNLPVIASSGGAIQIASSALGGQQVKAPVYKIVTAKSGEQTATVATTAGAAAGGATVLRQASGNAGIPVIIKKTPGANAQAGNQPQYVTLVKTSTGMTVATMPKVAMMQNRPAVPVSAAQGLAPGATIVKLVSANTVGGNKIITLPSNMLQLGKTGVGGKQTIVITKSAGQAAQSSQPQ; this comes from the coding sequence atgaaGGAAAACGCCGTACTTAAGTGGCAAAAAGTGTGCAATCCCACCGGCCCACAACCGCGACCCCGACATGGCCATCGCGCGGTCGCCATAAAAGATTTGATGATAGTTTTCGGCGGCGGAAACGAAGGTATAGTTCATGAGCTTCACGTCTTCAACACCACCACAAACCAATGGTTCGTGCCTGTAACAAAAGGAGAAGTGCCCCCGGGATGCGCCGCCTACGGATTCGTGGTGGACGGCACGCGCCTGCTGGTGTTCGGCGGCATGGTGGAGTACGGCAAGTATTCCAACGACCTCTACGAGCTGCAAGCCTCTCGCTGGGAATGGAAGCGTCTGAAGCCGCTGCCGCCCAAGCAGGGTCTGCCACCGTGCCCCCGCCTCGGCCACAGCTTCACATTGCTCAACGGAAAGGTATACCTCTTTGGCGGGCTAGCGAACGAGAGCGACGACCCAAAGAACAACATCCCGAGGTACCTCAACGATTTGTATACGCTTGAACTGTATCCCAATTCATCTATGACAGTATGGGATATACCTCTCACATATGGTCAATCGCCCCCACCGCGAGAATCACACAGTGGCGTTTCATATACAGACAAAAACAGTGGCAAGTCTTCCCTTATCATCTACGGAGGCATGAGTGGATCCCGCCTGGGTGACTTGTGGGTACTGGATGTTGACACAATGTCATGGTCTCGACCTGAAGTGGGAGGCCTGCCTCCTCTCCCAAGATCTCTTCACACTGCCACAGTCATCGGCCATCATATGTATGTCTACGGAGGCTGGGTGCCGCTCGTCCCAGATGAATCAAAACTTGCCACTCATGAAAAAGAATGGAAATGCACAAATACACTTGCCTCCCTCAATTTGGAGTCGATGACGTGGGATAACATTGCACTAGACAAGTTTGAGGAGTGCATCCCGCGAGCCCGGGCCGGACACAGTGCTGTGGCTATACAAACCAGATTATATATTTGGTCGGGCAGAGATGGCTACAGAAAAACTTGGAATAATCAGATTTGTTGCAAAGATTTGTGGTATCTGGAAGTGGGAGTGCCACCACAGGCCGGCAGAGTGGCCCTAGTACGAGCTGGCACTACTACTCTGGAGCTGTGCTGGCCGGCAATGAACACAGTCACCACTTATTTGTTACAAGTACAGAAATGCGGCAAAGTGACACCTGCACGGTTCCCAGCCGCGGCAGAGCCCGTGGCTGCAGCGCCGCCCGCGTCGCCCGTGGCCGCCCAACCCGACGCTGCCAAAGCCTTTGGCCTCACGTCACCAATATCCAGTGGTTTACCTCCAACACCTACAATGGAGCCATTGTCCGTTCCCGGTCGTCCAATCGCGGCGGCCCCCTCCCCAGTCGCCGCACCTATCGTTTCTACGCCACAGAAAATCGGCCCCGGTGCCATTAAAGTTCCAGCACAGGCCACCGTTAAAATATCACCTAACACGCCCACAATCAAACATACTACTTATCAAGGTAAAACAGTGGTGAAATCGCCGGCGGGCACCGCAACACCGGGCTCGTCGCAACAGATTAAGGTGGCCGCCGTCACACCACAGGGCGTGACGAGGATCGTGAGCGGAGTGAGCACACCCGGCACGGTGCGCGTGTCCACAGCGCAATCCAATGCACAGATCGTGATCGGGTCGGGCACCGGTGCCGGCACCCCACGCTTCGTGCAGGTAAAGACCGGAGCCAGCGGCGGTGTGCCCGTGAAACTCGGTGCTGGCACGCCCGTCAAGCTCACCAGCGGGACGGTGCCGCTCAAGATCGGCGCCGCCAATATCCAGGGCAAGATTACTGCCAACAGCGTTCAGAAGGTCGGACAAGTCTCCACGACTCCGCTCAAGCTGAGCGCGGGAAGCAACGTGAAAATCGGTACGAGCAACGTCCTCGTGAAAACCGCTGGCGGCGTGCCCATTCAAGCCGGTGTCGCCAACCTGCAAGGTAAAGTCGCGGCCGGCGTCCCTGTGAAGCTGGGTGCCGGCAACCTGCCAGTGATCGCCAGCAGCGGCGGCGCCATACAGATCGCGAGCAGCGCGCTGGGAGGGCAGCAGGTGAAGGCGCCCGTGTACAAGATTGTGACGGCCAAGTCGGGCGAGCAAACAGCGACGGTGGCCACGACGGCGGGTGCAGCGGCCGGCGGCGCCACCGTGTTGCGGCAGGCGAGTGGCAACGCCGGCATCCCCGTCATCATCAAGAAGACCCCCGGAGCCAACGCGCAGGCCGGTAACCAGCCGCAGTACGTGACGCTCGTCAAGACCTCCACGGGAATGACGGTGGCGACGATGCCAAAAGTGGCGATGATGCAGAACAGGCCCGCGGTGCCGGTGAGTGCGGCGCAGGGGCTCGCGCCCGGTGCCACCATCGTGAAGCTGGTGTCGGCGAACACAGTGGGCGGCAACAAGATCATCACACTGCCCTCCAACATGTTGCAGCTGGGCAAGACGGGCGTGGGCGGCAAGCAGACAATCGTGATCACCAAGTCGGCAGGTCAGGCGGCGCAGTCGAGTCAGCCGCAGTGA